The region CGTTGCTGGCGCGTCGTCGGCTGGGAATTTCCAGTTACCGCGCCGTTGCTGGCGAAGCGGCACCGGCGAATATAGCGCCGTCAGACGCAGCCTCCAAAACCGAACCGTCAAATGAATGGCAGCCAATGCGCGCTTTGCGGGCAGTGAAAACTGGGCCGGGCAGCATGCATGCGCTGACAGCACAGGCGGCAGCGAGTCCTGCACCTGCACGTTTCAACAACCCGGCGGAATTCACCGCAGCGATGCTGCCAATGGCTGAAAAGGCCGCGGCCAGACTCGGCGTTGATCCGCATTATCTGGTCGCCCAGGCGGCACTGGAAACGGGCTGGGGCAAGTCGGTCATCCGTCAGGGTGATGGCAGCAGCAGCCATAACCTGTTCGGTATCAAGACCCATGGCGTCTGGCAGGGCGAATCCGCCAGCGTGATGACGTCCGAGTACCGTGACGGGGTCAAGGGGCAGGAGCGTGCCAGCTTCCGCAGTTACGACTCCTATGAGCAGAGCTTCGATGATTACGTCAGCTTTCTGGAAAGTAACGGGCGCTACAAGGAAGCGCTGAAAAACACGGCTGATCCAGACCAGTTCTTCCGTGAACTGCAACGGGCAGGCTACGCCACCGATCCCCAGTACGCGCGCAAGGTGTCGCAGATCGCGCAGAAACTCTTGAACGACGACAGGTTGGCAAGCTCTGCGACCGACGCGCTTAACCAGGACAAGGCATAAGTCATGGCAGACCTGTTCAATATCGGCCTTAGCGGGC is a window of Pseudomonas sp. gcc21 DNA encoding:
- the flgJ gene encoding flagellar assembly peptidoglycan hydrolase FlgJ codes for the protein MNMNSSNMSYTDLNAMSQLKAGSKANSPENLQRVAKQFESLFMNMMVKSMRDANAAFAEGNPLNTPQTKFYQDMYDNQMTMHLSEKQGVGLADVMMRQLSPNKSPSPVQNASAGDAAVQGSDQSALLARRRLGISSYRAVAGEAAPANIAPSDAASKTEPSNEWQPMRALRAVKTGPGSMHALTAQAAASPAPARFNNPAEFTAAMLPMAEKAAARLGVDPHYLVAQAALETGWGKSVIRQGDGSSSHNLFGIKTHGVWQGESASVMTSEYRDGVKGQERASFRSYDSYEQSFDDYVSFLESNGRYKEALKNTADPDQFFRELQRAGYATDPQYARKVSQIAQKLLNDDRLASSATDALNQDKA